The genomic DNA ATTTACTCTCATTTCCATTATTCATTACTGAAAAGTATGTAGCCCAGACTTCACTTACAAGAAGCACTATCTAGTATGTTTGCTGAATCAGTGATACATCTCAAACTGATGTGAGGTAAATCCTGTTACACAGAATTCGTCAATCAACCCTCAAAATAAAGACCAGTACTTACTGCAAAGAAAATATCACTGCAAAGCTGGAGAGTAGGATCATGGGGAGAAGACAATATCCAAGGACACTTGCCACACAACCAAAGGAAACACCAGTCATACTCATTAAGTTTAGTAAACAAAACATTCCTAGGCATCCAATTGCACTGATCCCATATACATAGCCAAACTGGATTTTGCCAGCCTACAGGGAAAGGAAAGATTACAGGTTAAAGAGCAAAAGTCATTTTTGGCCTCTTTCACCTAAAATGATACATGTAGAAGATATTCAGTCTGTGAGCAACAAAATCCACAGAGGTGTCTACTTCTTACGCAGAGAAGTAAAACAGTGAGCAAACTGACTTCTACATCTTTCTTAAGAGATGTAAAGAATCCGCCtctcagggggagggtacagcccaagtggcagagcacgtgcttagcatgcactgcgtcctgggttcaatctccagcactgccattaaataaataaataaataaacaaacaaaacaaacaaacaaaccaacctaatgatctcctccaaaaaataaatttaatttaatttaaaaaaaataaaaataaaggatccACCTCTCAATCAATACACAGATACTTGGTTTCTCATTTTCTAGTTACCATCTGAGGTTGGCATAGAATTCAACAAATAATGACATAAAATCATGGTACGATCACCTAAAGCAGAAGATTTCTAAAAAGAAATCAGGCTGATTTTAGGCAAATAAACTACAGAGACAGGATGGAAAGTCATTCAGATGTCTGGATAATAGTATCACTTGAAAGCACCCAAATCCACCAAATTACCCCAAAGCAATTTATTCTCATTGACAGATGTGGCTATAATGTTCCTAACAGCAGAAATAATTTCATCATTTACTATAAATGGGTGTTACAGGAGTTaggagaaaggaagcaggataaGCAGGAAGCCAGGGTTCtatggggagggaaggagaaaagtgaTGAACAACTAGGCATGAGATGAATAAacggaagattttttttctttcattattttcccaAACTGTTGGTTGATTTATACAGccctttgaaaaacaaacaaaataaaacaaaacagacaaaactttAAAAGTTCTGCTTCTGTAAAAGACATCACTGAACAGTCTTCGGACAGTCAAGGTTAGCTCAATTGGAGTTACAACACTCTTAGTCAAGCTACCTGAACAAACGCTGCATTCGGGTCACACTAGCACTAAAATCAGTCCACAAAAAGTTCCTGGTTTGTCAGATGTTTGACATATAAAACTTCATTGCAAGAATGCCTCTACAATTACATTAAATGGAAAAATCCTTGGGATTTTTGTTAGAATCAGTATTTATTTGCAAACACTTGATTGAAACTGTAGAAGTTTAAAAAGGCTCAGATGAGTTCACTGACAAATTCAATCATGTAGTAATAATAAAACCTTACACTTGTACAGGGCTTTAAACTTCTCAAAGTGCTCTCATATAACCTGCCTTGCTTACCCTCCAAAGTAATCTTCTTCGGTGGGAAGCACAGGATTATCCATCAGAGGGAGCTGAaggattaaatgacttgctaaaatACAGAGTAGGAGCACTGAATTATGCCCAGCTTTTCTGACTAAAAATCCCATCTTCAACCTATTATATCACTTATCTCTTCTAATTCAGAGATAcaggatgaaataaaacaaaacaaacattagcAATTATCTTTACAACTTTTCATTTTCAACATGCTTTAAGATCCTTGGGGAGATAGGAAAGGGACTAAAACCCATTGTCTTTTAATGTTTCAATTCATTATACATTAAACCAGCACTCCTACAAAAAAACACACTACCCAAGGACTAGAgattcaaaagaaaaagcaataaatatataaatataatataaagctataatataaataatttaaattttgtcagtttctgaaaaggaattttgttgaGACTAAAGCCAcacgttatttatttattaatattgatCCCCTAACAATTGGACCACTTATTAGAACAAGAAATGATTTCTAAATACACAGTATTTATTATCAATGGAGAAGTGATGAATAGGTATAAATTCAAGCAACTCAATACTATTCAAGACACATCAAAGATTTGGTGTGTAGGCAGAGTTTCTGTAATGGCTCTTGGTGGAACATTTAAAGACCGTTCTTTGTCTCACACTGAGAGCTTAAAATCTTACCAGTAACAATGTGGCTCCAAAGGCAAGGCAAAAAACCATTGGTCCTGCCAAATCAGTCTCATTCATGATGCTGCCATCTGCTACTTTTAATGGGTGTAACACTGTGAGTGTTTTTTGCCAGATGTGGTCAAAATTGATACCtaattctaaagaaaaagaaaagaaggaagtcaATGAGGATTTGTGAGATACACCTTTAGTTTACTAGAATCCATGttagaacaagagaaaaagtgaaaTAGCATCAAAAGAGGATCTAGCAAAATCAGATGAAATTATTTTGGTGAGCCCTCAGTATCAGTCTTAGTACTGATTATGGTGCTTATTCCACAAATACCCAATCTCTGGTGTGGTGTTAGAAAAGGATATGGATATGATGAAAAAGACACTCCGAGCTGTGACTGCACAGCAAAGACTAGGGGTAACAGTACAGGGCTCTGTACCTGGGGCTTCAGGAACACCTGGAAGCCCCATGAAAACGTACACAAAACTACGTCTCTAGGCGTATGTGTGAATTTTGCTGAGGATAACACGCATAGCATTCACTAGACTTCCAAAGGGTatcagatccaaaaaaaaaaaaagaaaaaatgtttagaacTACTACTTTTTGGGTTTGGGGATACAATTTGAAAAACAccatattttttattgatatcACTAGTTCTGGCAGCTTACTTCTGTGTAGAATAATTAATACCATGCTATTTATTTCCTCTCATTTCTTCCACTGGTAGAATTTCATCAAGAATCTGAAGTAAAAGTTACTCTGCTCACATACTGACATACTTTATTATCACTTTACAAAGATCTATTAAAAATCTGGACCCCTTTGGCTCAATATGGTTTCATACATACTCTTCAAAATGAGTCACTTAGTAGAAAACCTTTTTCTTcaacattattctttttaaaaaaaagggtaacTTCTCCAAACTAAGATTCATTTTCACTGACCAGCTGGATACCACAGCGTACTATCAAGCGTTGCAACCAACCCTACCTTCTAATAAAGGTGGCTCGTCCTCAAAGTTGTTTCCATAGAATGGCTGAGATGTAGTCGGAGTATACGCCTGAGTTGGCTGGAAAATCTGCCCAGTGTATGGCTGCTGTGGCTGCATCATGTCTGGAGGGACAAATCGGCCTTGGTGCGAATAGTCATAGCCAGCATACTGTCTGTAAATCAAAGTAAGTTACATTTCTCAGAGTCATGTCAACGCCCCAAACTGACATGACAGGTAGAAAATGTTAGTCATGCAATTCCCAGGATATCTACTTTGCCAGTTTTATAAATGTGGTTGAAATGGTTACTAAGATCAAGCTGATTATCTACAATAAGTTGTCTGTGTTTTATAGAGAATCTTCCCAGATGATGCCAACACTCACTTATACAGCACTTAAGCATTTTACAAACTGTTAAGCTTTTAAACATCAGGGAGTCAACTTATGAagacagaaaacatttttctgtttttccccatTTAGTGAGCATACATAAAGACAGCTATGAAATAAAAGTCATGCCCAAGACTATGAATAAAAACTTAGGATGACAGACTTTGTACTGTTACGTGACAGCTTTCTGAATATACCAAAACTTATTAGCACACGTTGCATTTGAACagtacttttaatttttcaaagtagTTGTACACCTATTGTCTTACTTGCTATGTACTATAGGAAATCCTGAACTTTAGAGGGAGACTATTTTAGTGATGAAAACAACAGGGAACGGAAGAATACTGGACCAGTATCTTTTAAAGACCTGTTTCATCATGTTCTGGAAAAATATGACTTATCTATCAATGGGACTAATCTAATTACATAgtaagaaataaagaagtaaattaattattttaaagtaagatACTTTAAAAAGGAGAGCTGAAAAGCCTTAGAGATCCTTTAGCCTCATTATCTTCTAAAAATTTACACATCCcttttgataaatataaaaatctaatGACCTCATTACTATTATTtgagatttcaaaattaaatctaatttttaaGTTAACTGAACATCTTGATTAAAAGCAAATCAAAGGCCAAGTTTCAACTACAAGCAGCCCTTTGGAAATTCCTATGGGATTCTCATGACTTGCCACACAAGTCcaatatatgctttaaaaaatactaagtaCTTATCTggctataaaataatataaaattcactgcagcattattttaaaagcaaaaaaatagaaaacaaacaatataaaTAGCTATCAGTAAATATACTGTGATATGAGCATAGATTACTGTGCACCTATTAAAAGGAATGAGTCAGTTTTGTAGGTACTGGTAAGAAATGGTAATCAAGACATATTCAATAGGGAAGAAAAACTAGTATCAGAATAGCATATACCATATGCACTCATTGTAACTATGCTTTTTGTAATATATATCCAtatctatgtgtatgtgtattatatatatacataattacaTAAGTAAAGGGATCTGGaaacaggagaagcagaaggctTAATTTTCAGGTATAAACTTTCGTACCTGTAAAAATGCTGTACATTTATTATTCATTGAAATTAACTCTAAACTGTTACATGcaatatacagatatataataACCACCGAAAATttctaagaacataaataatAATCTTTTGAATGATACTGTGTGAAGCAGTATTATAAGTATTTAATGTGAATTATCTCATATCAGTCTCACTACAACTCTAGGAGGTTAATTTCATCATCCTCTCCATTATaaagatgtggaaactgaaattTGAGTTAAAATGATCTGCCATGGGGGTGCCACGATTCAAAACTAGACTTTCTGATTCACGGGGTCAACTCTTAtaacaaatgtaataaaaatCACCCTCAACTCCTCCCTGACAGAGACAGTCATAACATCTTTTTCTGTATATGCATTTCCAGTCATTTTGGTATGCAAATATCttgatttctatttatttatacacacacacacacacacacacacacatacacacacacacacacactcttactcTATCCCCACAGGGCTGGGTGGTTGGACTAGGACAAGAAtcacattttctgatttagtacAATATGCTATTGTGTGGATCTGTTAGGATGTATCAGTAATCCACCTTGGAGTTCATGAAACAGCTAGAAAAGCTCCATATAACCTGCATAAACAGACTGTATTTTATTCTCtctagagacagagagagaaagcgaGAATATGAATACGAATGTgtatgcaaaagaaaaaacaaaaagaatgacaCACAcgagtggttctcaaactgttcAGTCTTAGGACTTATTATACTCTTAAAATTAAGAGCTCCTAATTTATGTGGGTTTTATCTATCAATATTcatcattttagaaattaaaacagagaaatgtttaaaagacTTATTCACTCAAAGTAACAATAAATCTGTTACGTCagcataaacatttttatgaaaaagttattttaaaaaaattactgagaaaaGTGATATTATATCATATTTCTGGCAATCTCATTTATGTCTGGTTTAATATAAGACTGCTAGAAATTCTTATATATGCTTCCACATTCTATCTGTTGTGATATGTTGTTTTAGTTGAAGTATTTGAAGAAAACCTAGTATTGCAGAAAATCTAGTATTTTTCCATCTACGATGGAAAATAGAGTATTTTAATAACCTTTACAGATTATCAAGAATATTCTTTCTGATACTTCAAAACTCAAAGCAAAGtgctaattttttaaacttaagttgCAAGGTAGAAACTGAAACAATATTAACGAACTTTCAGTATCGGTCATGTTAGGATAAACTCATCTGTCTTGTTCTTTGACTGGATCTTCTCTTTACTCATGTATGATTTTGTAACACCATGCATTGGCCATTTAGAAAATACTCGTATGAGTTATGCAGATGTTCCAAACATTGACACacctaatataaaaatatatataaatattctaaaaatcacatttattaaaaTCACCACTGACCATAAAGCTGGTTAATTACTGAGAAGGTAAGAAGTTCACAGAGATggatacaagttttccaaaatccTCATTTTTGTCTGAAAACTGATTATTGGCCACACATACTGTcaattgttttccttgaagtaaCAGATcactgcattcattcatttttgagaaaattctcAAGTCTGAATAACCACTGTTTGCCAGTTGTTCCTTCCAATAAAAATGGTTTCTTCTGTGAAAAAGCAGCTGATACAGCTTGAGACTCAGATTGCACAGGGGCTTTTCCTAGAGGTAATCATTGTATTTCAGTATGAAGTAGAAGTGCTTTGAGACTGTTTCCCATTTTGTCATACAGCATATTCAAAAAATGTGTGTCATCAGGGTCAGGATTTAATAAAACAATTCCGACAGCTTCAAGAGCATCCTTAAGTGAAAATGGTTTCCCCCATGCCCTAACAAGTGTGTGATGGAGAATACAATGAGTACTAGAACAATTTAATGCCACTGTATTGATTCATAGTTGGGTATCAGAAGTTTTACCAATCGTTGCTTTTGCAGCATCAGTGCAAATGCCAACACACCTAAAAAGGTATATAATGCCTTAGTACTGTTACAAAGATAGTTTTGACCTTAAAGCCTCTCTGAAAGGTCTCAAGGACCTCTGGGGTCTGTAGACCatactttaaataaatttcatgtaaggaaaagaaatactGCAAGCAAATAAGAGCTTCAGAGGTGGCACAATCATCTCTTCTTCACTATGCAAGGTGATAAACACAATACTGTGGAATtttacaattttccttttctggcaGGATCTGCTCAGGAAAATCCCTGAATCACTCCTGCTAGTTTTAAACTAAAACACAGTATGGTAGACATGACCTTTAGAGACTAAATCAATCCTTTAACAGCAAGAAAAGCCGCACATGGAAACCAATACTCTCATATGCGCTTAGTATCAACAACAAAGCGTCTTAATATAATGGGTTGTCTACTTAAGTTCACCAAGCTCCTTAGATATTCCAAAAAGGTATTATTAGTTAGctgaagatggaagaaaaaaaaaaacagcttccaatattttaaaaaatatgtaattgccattactatatattttaaaggcaTATCTAGAATATAATGTGGGACCTGCCCAATATGACATTCATGTAAGTCCACAGATTGAGGTCAAAGGgccttttactttttgctttttgttgttgttgttgttataagaATGTATGAATGATACTTGTGAGGTATCCACAGAGGAAACTATGCAAAATATTAAAGCTGACTTCACAGGGCAAATGCAGAACTATGGACTAATAATAACTCAAGTCAAACTTGAAGACAGTCCAAGTCAGATGCTCTGTGAACCTAGATTTTCAACAACAGAGATACAACTTAGAATGTGATCTTTGTTACCAAGTTggcataataaaatattatttgataagCTGAGATGGACATAAAAATGTCATAGGGTTGCAGAGCCAACTGAAGGCACATATAGAAGTAgaagagttcattttttttaaaaagttcagaaaCCCAGTTTTTACTGCTCACACTTAGGCTTGTTTTCCTATGCATCATCTATTAGCTCATACCCGTTAACTGGCATTACCGTTTATATGAGCACCTGGAATAAAATGCGTTCTTTACTAGTACTGAAGCAATGCTCACTGGTACTTGACTTGGTTGGGATGGAATAGTCATAATAGTTAGCAACAGAATATCTAAACCACTTCTCAGTGGAAAACTGAATGAGATAAGTGGAAAGAAAGATAAGTCACATCTTTAGCAGATGGGAACATGGACAGAAAGAAGCACGGGAAAGAAAGGCAGAAATATTTGAACTCAGGAGGCTGCAATCTAAATGGAATAGTTCTGTTGAATCCAAACATCAGTATTATTTGGTTAAAAACAGGCCTGAATACACCGACAGGTTTTCCAAAGCTCAGCTGCAGCACGTAGGCCAATCTTACATTCAGATGGCTCTCTCATATACCCAAAAATACACATTTAggtaaataaaatggaaatttctcAACATGATTTTTCCAATTCTGCCCAATTAATTGATCAAAAGAGAGAAATCTTCAATGGCATGTAATTGAGAATttgacattaagaaaaaaagtgattCATAGGTAGGATTATTTATATGCTCACTTTCATTAACATGTTAAGTTTTGGGGGGGAAAAGCTTTAGAATATATCAAATTAAGCAGATCCAAGGGGTCTACAGGTTGTAAAAAGTATAGCCTATATAAGACAAACCACACTGCTCAGctgaatttaatttttacttttttaaattcttgggcactttcattcagatttattatttaaatatgttcTAATCCTAATGTTTCTCTCTGACTGGATACACATCCCTTCCATGCCCTCCTCCTGGGGTAGTCTTCCTGAGGTTTTTAATTCAGAGTCCACACACGCACATCAGATAACACATAAACTGTCTGGACATTATATGCACATTAATGTGGGTGTTTGACTGCACACATGTATTTCTCAGAAATAGGCCCACACTTTTCATAAGGTTCTCAAAGGGGTTAAGTAACCCTAGTATAGGAGACTCCTTCACTAGACAGGAGGCTGATTAACTGTAAGGTCCTAAGAAACATAGAATATGA from Camelus bactrianus isolate YW-2024 breed Bactrian camel chromosome 3, ASM4877302v1, whole genome shotgun sequence includes the following:
- the YIPF5 gene encoding protein YIPF5, producing the protein MAGFDNLNTDFYQTSYSIDDQSQQSYDYGGSGGPYSKQYAGYDYSHQGRFVPPDMMQPQQPYTGQIFQPTQAYTPTTSQPFYGNNFEDEPPLLEELGINFDHIWQKTLTVLHPLKVADGSIMNETDLAGPMVFCLAFGATLLLAGKIQFGYVYGISAIGCLGMFCLLNLMSMTGVSFGCVASVLGYCLLPMILLSSFAVIFSLQGMVGIILTAGIIGWCSFSASKIFISALAMEGQQLLVAYPCALLYGVFALISVF